The Comamonas sp. GB3 AK4-5 genome includes a region encoding these proteins:
- a CDS encoding carbonic anhydrase — MQIKSWAGLMVLVLGASAHCNELWSYEGSGAPENWGKLSQEFQICEKGFNQSPIDIQRTVNGKLPALDINIHVKNQEIINNGHSIQINVANDDDFSIDGKDYNLKQFHFHSPSENKIKGKNFPLEIHFVHAMEEDGNRLAVLAVMVEEGKPNPAIAEILKSLPAEKNKAEALNTTINISSLYPKSRHYYRFSGSLTTPPCTEGVVWLVMKQSIKTSKAQIEAFEEALEHANNRPPQPLNGRVVVE, encoded by the coding sequence ATGCAAATTAAATCATGGGCCGGATTGATGGTGCTGGTGCTGGGTGCTTCGGCGCACTGCAATGAACTCTGGAGCTATGAAGGCAGTGGAGCGCCAGAAAACTGGGGAAAGCTGAGCCAGGAGTTTCAGATCTGTGAAAAGGGGTTCAACCAATCCCCCATAGATATTCAAAGAACGGTAAATGGAAAATTACCAGCGCTGGATATCAATATTCATGTGAAAAATCAGGAAATCATTAACAACGGCCATTCCATACAGATCAATGTGGCCAATGATGATGATTTTTCAATTGATGGCAAAGACTATAATTTAAAGCAATTTCACTTTCACAGTCCCAGCGAAAACAAGATCAAAGGAAAGAATTTTCCGCTGGAAATTCATTTTGTGCATGCGATGGAAGAGGATGGCAACCGCCTTGCGGTGCTGGCCGTGATGGTGGAGGAGGGCAAGCCAAATCCTGCCATCGCAGAGATTTTGAAATCCCTGCCCGCAGAAAAGAACAAGGCGGAGGCCTTGAATACCACCATCAATATTTCATCGCTCTATCCCAAGAGCCGGCATTACTACCGTTTCAGTGGTTCGCTGACCACGCCGCCTTGCACCGAAGGGGTGGTGTGGTTGGTGATGAAGCAGTCCATCAAAACATCCAAAGCGCAGATTGAAGCCTTTGAAGAAGCCTTGGAGCATGCGAACAACCGGCCGCCGCAGCCACTCAATGGGCGCGTGGTGGTGGAGTAA
- a CDS encoding DoxX family protein, with product MHVLITQLLHSRLLYVLATALLTYVFWWSGVNKALDFPSAVQEMAHFGLRPAAGFAAATIALQLVAPLAIMACSRWTWLAAGALTAFTLATIPIAHRFWDMQGLEAALEKALVQDHASIIGGLVVAAILAHQRRQALASG from the coding sequence ATGCATGTCCTGATCACACAATTGCTGCACTCCCGCCTGCTGTATGTGCTGGCCACGGCCTTACTGACCTATGTCTTTTGGTGGAGCGGTGTGAACAAGGCACTGGACTTTCCATCCGCCGTCCAGGAGATGGCGCATTTCGGCCTTCGCCCCGCTGCAGGGTTTGCAGCGGCCACCATTGCGCTGCAGCTTGTGGCTCCGCTGGCCATCATGGCCTGCAGCCGCTGGACCTGGCTGGCTGCCGGCGCTCTGACGGCGTTCACGCTGGCCACCATTCCCATTGCCCATCGATTCTGGGACATGCAGGGCCTGGAAGCCGCTCTCGAAAAAGCCCTGGTCCAGGACCATGCCAGCATCATTGGCGGGCTGGTCGTGGCCGCTATCTTGGCGCACCAGCGCCGCCAGGCCCTGGCTTCGGGCTGA
- a CDS encoding GGDEF domain-containing protein: MVATVILGMLCVHLLCFCLMFWLISTRLHGRKMGMEVFALGNLMLGCAYILQLLDGPAGWSWVSVINHTLTLCAPVVYVLGAMRFFNRPTPVLWPLLALAAGYTTAQLIVQGALGSTARHALLAGSCSLLFLAMTLAALHGIRSFAKDLRAEMLVFALLIAGICGLNVAKLVIILSGGMQALSMGSRFQTVFYIYMSFLGTVLPPCAVWLVLRRLTDELHAMASQDPLTKLLNRRGLQQGLEAYFRSRSAGPAHVLLVDIDHFKHINDSYGHKVGDLVLCRVAEVLQSTARQGDLACRLGGEEFVLACLNADDAGALQLAERLRMAIAQAQVPGPALHGPIRCTATIGISKSFDHVSALDQALQQADAALYRGKAGGRNRVELAQPELPDTRPDEAEKMLAAVH, from the coding sequence ATGGTTGCCACCGTCATCCTCGGCATGCTTTGCGTGCATCTGCTGTGCTTTTGCCTGATGTTCTGGCTGATCAGCACCCGGCTGCACGGCCGAAAAATGGGCATGGAGGTGTTTGCGCTGGGCAATCTGATGCTGGGCTGCGCCTACATCCTGCAGCTGCTGGATGGGCCCGCGGGCTGGAGCTGGGTCAGCGTCATCAACCACACGCTGACGCTGTGCGCGCCCGTGGTGTATGTGCTGGGCGCCATGCGTTTTTTCAATCGACCCACCCCAGTGCTGTGGCCGCTGCTGGCCCTGGCCGCAGGCTACACCACAGCCCAGTTGATCGTGCAGGGGGCGCTGGGTTCGACCGCCCGCCATGCGCTGCTGGCTGGCAGCTGCAGCCTGTTGTTTCTGGCCATGACGCTGGCCGCCCTCCATGGCATACGCAGTTTTGCCAAGGATTTGCGCGCCGAGATGCTGGTGTTTGCGCTGCTGATTGCCGGCATATGCGGGCTGAACGTGGCCAAGCTGGTGATCATCCTCTCGGGCGGCATGCAGGCTCTGAGCATGGGCAGCCGCTTTCAGACGGTGTTCTACATCTATATGTCTTTTCTGGGTACGGTGCTGCCGCCCTGCGCCGTGTGGCTGGTGCTGCGCCGCCTCACCGATGAGCTGCATGCCATGGCCTCGCAAGACCCGCTCACCAAACTGCTGAACCGGCGCGGCCTGCAGCAAGGGCTGGAGGCCTATTTCCGCTCCCGCAGCGCCGGCCCGGCCCATGTGCTGCTGGTGGACATAGACCACTTCAAACACATCAACGACAGCTACGGCCACAAGGTGGGCGACCTGGTGCTGTGCCGCGTGGCCGAGGTGCTGCAAAGCACGGCGCGCCAGGGCGATCTGGCATGCCGGCTCGGGGGCGAGGAATTTGTGCTGGCCTGCCTGAACGCCGATGACGCGGGCGCTCTGCAGCTGGCCGAGCGCCTGCGCATGGCCATTGCCCAGGCCCAGGTGCCCGGCCCTGCTTTGCACGGCCCCATACGCTGCACCGCCACCATTGGCATCTCCAAAAGCTTTGACCATGTCAGCGCCCTGGATCAGGCCCTGCAGCAGGCCGATGCGGCCCTCTACCGTGGCAAGGCCGGAGGGCGCAACCGGGTGGAGCTGGCCCAGCCGGAACTACCGGATACCAGGCCTGACGAGGCGGAAAAGATGCTGGCGGCAGTGCACTGA
- a CDS encoding AAA family ATPase, giving the protein MKLIVENFSCIKNTEVDISRVNILIGPQASGKSVLSKLIYFFYCIKDLHSEQISSERNIEQFSTAIKEKFIAWFPIIAWGDEKFKISFESNKFKITISRVIYKGELGENLRITLSEGIKNIHTELVHSASLINSEIEKNDDFYIQYQIQRKINEEIQKRYSEIFGEDYIDSVTYIPAGRSFFTNLGRALMAFERANMLDPVTVEFGRTYSNFIQGNDALLRFIRKDSSSRFLTDIIGGDIINEKGDYYIKSPDGRSIPFHSLSSGQQELLPLLLTFGLLSRYKNNSSLFFIEEPEAHLFPNAQSKVIEGLAAYLNENKNRSIFITTHSPYVLSKINNLIKAGLIERTSKSKEQLSKLDQVVSKQKRIDPSHIRAYCIEDGVVSSIIDDDTKLINADYLDEISNQIGNQFSDLLNIQYTY; this is encoded by the coding sequence ATGAAACTAATAGTAGAGAATTTTTCCTGCATAAAGAATACAGAAGTAGACATTTCAAGAGTTAACATTCTTATTGGTCCACAGGCGAGCGGGAAAAGCGTATTATCAAAATTAATATATTTTTTCTATTGCATAAAAGATCTTCATTCGGAACAAATAAGCTCTGAGAGAAACATCGAGCAATTCTCTACTGCAATCAAAGAAAAATTTATTGCATGGTTCCCTATAATTGCATGGGGAGATGAGAAATTCAAGATATCTTTTGAATCTAATAAATTTAAAATTACAATTTCTCGTGTGATCTACAAAGGAGAACTAGGAGAAAATCTACGCATAACCTTATCAGAAGGCATAAAAAATATTCATACAGAATTAGTGCACTCAGCCAGCCTAATTAATTCTGAAATAGAAAAAAATGACGATTTCTACATACAATACCAAATACAAAGAAAGATCAATGAAGAAATACAAAAAAGATATTCAGAAATATTTGGCGAAGATTATATCGATAGCGTAACCTACATACCCGCAGGCAGATCATTTTTCACAAACCTGGGAAGAGCTCTAATGGCATTTGAAAGAGCCAATATGCTTGATCCAGTCACAGTTGAATTTGGAAGAACTTATAGCAATTTTATCCAGGGCAATGATGCATTACTTAGATTTATCAGAAAAGATAGCAGTTCACGTTTCTTAACCGACATTATTGGGGGCGATATAATTAATGAAAAGGGTGATTATTATATAAAATCACCTGATGGCAGATCAATACCATTTCACTCTTTATCATCTGGACAGCAAGAATTACTTCCACTACTACTAACCTTTGGACTTCTTAGTCGGTATAAAAATAACTCTTCTCTCTTTTTCATAGAAGAGCCTGAAGCCCATCTTTTTCCAAATGCGCAGAGTAAAGTCATTGAAGGTCTAGCTGCCTATCTCAATGAAAATAAGAATAGATCTATATTTATTACAACCCATAGCCCTTATGTCCTTTCAAAAATAAATAACCTAATTAAAGCAGGTCTTATTGAAAGAACAAGTAAAAGCAAGGAGCAACTATCCAAACTAGATCAAGTCGTTTCAAAGCAGAAGCGAATAGATCCCTCACACATTCGGGCATATTGCATTGAAGATGGTGTAGTAAGCAGCATCATCGATGATGACACAAAATTAATAAATGCCGATTATCTAGATGAGATATCCAATCAAATTGGGAATCAATTCAGCGATCTATTAAATATTCAATACACATATTGA
- a CDS encoding methyl-accepting chemotaxis protein gives MKLSQLNIGSRLSLGFAAMLAFTVFTTAIGMWQLRAVGLATQAMMQQPLTKERLISDWNSNIAVAVARTTAIAKSSDASLVPFFADDIAATSKSTADLLTQIEPLLTPQEHQVMDKIMEIRKDYLVARDKVSQLKGNGMASEAEAQLMQSYLPSARNYMQHVADLVRLQRSSLDARATEVQQIEKNSQAYLLTLAALALAMGVFAAWRLTVGITRPLQNAVSVARRVADGDLSADIQSHGSDETGQLLQALHDMNASLGRLVGQVRQGTDSIATASGQIAAGNHDLSARTEEQASSLQQTAASMEELTSTVKQNADNAHQANQLALSASDVAVKGGQVVSQVVETMGAITDSSKKIADIIGVIDSIAFQTNILALNAAVEAARAGEQGRGFAVVAGEVRTLAGRSAEAAKEIKALISNSVDKVQEGSQQVNEAGQTMQEIVHSIQRVTDIMGEITAASHEQTSGIEQINRAVVEIDLVTQQNAALVEESTAAAQSMQQQTTELSQMVSVFRLKQA, from the coding sequence ATGAAATTGTCCCAGCTGAACATTGGCTCACGCTTGAGCCTGGGCTTTGCCGCCATGCTCGCGTTCACGGTCTTTACCACCGCCATTGGCATGTGGCAGTTGCGTGCCGTCGGCCTGGCCACGCAGGCCATGATGCAGCAGCCGCTGACCAAGGAGCGCCTCATCAGCGACTGGAACAGCAATATCGCCGTGGCCGTGGCGCGCACCACCGCCATTGCCAAGAGCAGCGACGCCAGCCTGGTGCCTTTCTTTGCCGACGACATCGCCGCCACCAGCAAAAGCACGGCCGATCTGCTGACCCAGATTGAGCCCCTGCTCACGCCGCAAGAGCACCAAGTCATGGACAAGATCATGGAAATCCGCAAGGACTACCTGGTCGCTCGCGACAAGGTCAGCCAGCTCAAGGGCAATGGCATGGCCAGCGAGGCCGAAGCGCAGCTGATGCAGTCCTATCTGCCCTCGGCCCGCAATTACATGCAGCATGTGGCCGATCTGGTTCGCCTGCAGCGCAGCAGCCTGGATGCCCGGGCCACCGAGGTGCAGCAGATCGAGAAGAACAGCCAGGCCTATCTGCTGACGCTGGCAGCTCTGGCCCTGGCCATGGGCGTGTTCGCAGCCTGGCGCCTCACGGTCGGTATCACCCGGCCGCTGCAAAACGCCGTGTCTGTGGCCCGCCGCGTGGCCGATGGCGATCTGAGCGCCGACATTCAAAGCCACGGCTCGGACGAAACCGGCCAGCTGCTGCAGGCCCTGCACGATATGAATGCCAGCCTGGGCCGTCTGGTGGGCCAGGTGCGCCAGGGCACCGACAGCATTGCCACCGCCTCCGGCCAGATCGCTGCGGGCAACCATGACCTGTCGGCCCGCACCGAAGAGCAGGCCAGCTCGCTGCAGCAAACCGCAGCCTCTATGGAAGAGCTCACCTCCACCGTCAAGCAAAACGCCGACAACGCCCACCAGGCCAACCAGCTGGCGCTGTCCGCCTCGGACGTGGCCGTCAAGGGCGGCCAGGTGGTGTCTCAGGTGGTCGAGACCATGGGCGCCATCACCGACTCGTCCAAGAAAATCGCTGACATCATTGGCGTGATCGACTCCATCGCCTTCCAGACCAATATCCTGGCGCTGAACGCGGCCGTGGAAGCGGCCCGCGCCGGCGAACAAGGCCGGGGTTTTGCCGTGGTGGCCGGTGAGGTGCGCACCCTGGCCGGGCGCAGCGCGGAAGCCGCCAAGGAAATCAAGGCCTTGATCAGCAACTCCGTGGACAAGGTCCAGGAAGGCAGCCAGCAGGTCAACGAGGCCGGCCAGACCATGCAGGAGATCGTCCACAGCATCCAGCGCGTGACCGACATCATGGGCGAGATCACCGCCGCCAGCCACGAGCAGACCTCGGGCATCGAGCAAATCAACCGTGCCGTGGTCGAAATCGATCTGGTCACCCAGCAAAACGCCGCCCTGGTGGAGGAGTCCACCGCCGCCGCCCAATCCATGCAGCAGCAAACCACGGAGCTGTCGCAGATGGTCAGCGTGTTCCGCCTGAAGCAGGCTTGA
- a CDS encoding Fic family protein encodes MFASPIKLESSLSLEEEALLRAVQNAAPKGVAVAQLMAQFPVLSRRTAQRWLAQWVSEGWIAAQGEGRGRRYLARPQYQAAAVPAFAAVEEPQAGWAQAATALLLAPDAQEVRAYVQQPLAQRAPVGYQRDLLESYQPNHSFYLPETVRRQLHAQGRTADATAPAGTYSRAVLNRLLIDLSWASSHMEGNTYSRLDTRRLIEEGAAAQGKGQVETQMILNHKAAIELLVDSIAQLQPGAPLWRRYLLMNLHAALAENLLPNPADEGRVRQHVVDIGLSVYRPIGAPQVLDELLGLVLAKVNAIADPFEQAFFMMVHLPYLQPFADINKRVSRLAANAPLFRANLAPLTFVGVPVDSYAQAMLGVYEMGRVELLRDWFIWAYERSTQEYTAIRQTLAEPDPLRLGYRALIKDTVRTVVQQPGADAIALVEQAVQQASPALRAELKALILDELRRLHEGVLARYGLRPGEWKAWQAGQGR; translated from the coding sequence ATGTTCGCAAGCCCCATCAAGCTCGAAAGCAGCCTTTCTTTAGAGGAGGAAGCGCTGTTGCGGGCAGTGCAAAATGCCGCCCCCAAGGGCGTGGCTGTGGCGCAATTAATGGCGCAATTTCCAGTGCTATCGCGCCGCACGGCCCAGCGCTGGTTGGCGCAATGGGTGAGCGAAGGCTGGATTGCGGCCCAGGGCGAGGGCAGGGGGCGGCGTTATCTGGCCAGGCCCCAATACCAGGCAGCGGCCGTGCCCGCTTTCGCTGCGGTGGAGGAGCCGCAGGCGGGCTGGGCGCAGGCCGCAACGGCCTTGTTGCTGGCCCCCGATGCGCAGGAGGTGCGTGCCTATGTGCAGCAGCCCTTGGCGCAGCGCGCGCCGGTGGGTTACCAGCGCGATTTGCTGGAGAGCTATCAGCCCAATCACAGCTTTTATCTGCCCGAAACCGTGCGCCGCCAGTTGCATGCCCAGGGGCGTACAGCAGATGCCACAGCACCCGCAGGCACCTACAGCCGTGCGGTGTTGAACCGGCTGCTGATTGATCTGTCCTGGGCCTCCAGCCATATGGAGGGCAATACCTATTCGCGGCTGGACACGCGCAGGCTGATCGAAGAGGGCGCGGCCGCTCAGGGCAAGGGGCAGGTGGAGACGCAGATGATCCTGAACCACAAGGCCGCCATCGAGCTGCTGGTGGACAGCATCGCCCAGCTGCAGCCGGGCGCACCGTTGTGGCGCCGCTATCTGCTGATGAATCTGCACGCCGCGCTGGCGGAAAACCTGCTGCCCAACCCTGCCGACGAAGGCCGCGTGCGTCAGCATGTGGTGGATATTGGGCTCAGCGTTTACCGCCCCATTGGTGCGCCGCAGGTGCTGGATGAATTGCTGGGCCTGGTGCTGGCAAAGGTCAACGCCATTGCCGATCCGTTTGAGCAGGCGTTTTTCATGATGGTGCATCTGCCCTATCTGCAGCCCTTTGCCGATATCAACAAGCGCGTTTCGCGCCTGGCCGCCAATGCGCCGCTGTTTCGCGCCAATCTGGCGCCGCTGACCTTTGTGGGTGTGCCGGTGGACAGCTACGCCCAGGCGATGCTGGGTGTGTATGAAATGGGCCGGGTGGAGCTGCTGCGCGATTGGTTCATCTGGGCCTATGAGCGCAGCACGCAGGAGTACACGGCCATTCGCCAGACCCTGGCCGAGCCCGATCCGTTGCGCCTGGGCTATCGAGCGCTGATCAAAGACACGGTGCGTACCGTGGTCCAGCAGCCGGGGGCTGACGCTATCGCACTGGTGGAGCAGGCCGTACAGCAGGCGTCACCGGCTCTGCGAGCCGAGCTCAAGGCCTTGATTCTGGATGAGCTGCGCCGCCTGCACGAGGGCGTGTTGGCGCGCTATGGTCTGCGGCCTGGTGAGTGGAAGGCTTGGCAGGCCGGCCAAGGACGTTAG
- a CDS encoding helix-turn-helix transcriptional regulator, whose translation MSTIRTTDQLGTALRSARKQLRLTQPQLALAAGVGTRFIVDLEVGKPTVRLEHVLRVIDALGGELQLAGLSGAVPENAVGQAVATAKGKRHGA comes from the coding sequence ATGTCCACCATCCGCACCACCGACCAACTCGGCACAGCTTTGCGTAGCGCCCGCAAACAACTGCGCCTGACCCAGCCACAACTGGCGTTGGCCGCTGGCGTGGGCACGCGTTTTATCGTGGACTTGGAGGTGGGCAAGCCCACGGTGCGGCTGGAGCATGTGCTGCGGGTGATTGATGCTCTGGGGGGCGAGCTGCAGCTGGCGGGTTTGTCGGGTGCTGTGCCCGAAAACGCTGTAGGCCAGGCCGTAGCGACAGCGAAGGGCAAACGCCATGGCGCATAA
- a CDS encoding DMT family transporter yields MNAKFSAAAAAILWGFTYVLTTTWLPPHPLFLAAFRALGGALVLLAIVHCAPPRIWWGRLAVLGTLNAGLFFALFFVAATRLPGGVAAIFQALTPLAVIFIAWGVLGARPTVAKIGSVLLGALGVSLVVLSSTAQLDPLGIAAAIGSMLAIATGGVLLNKWGQPPMPLLGFTGWQLLIAGVELTVVAAIAQDMPSQLNAANVLGLGLLAVALTAVPFALWFGAIERAGAVAVSPFMLLVPVTAFVLDALVKGVQPTGLQVAGAALVMGGLMLSQRAVGKQGNKSTRHVRNTVVRD; encoded by the coding sequence ATGAACGCCAAATTTTCTGCCGCAGCCGCCGCCATTCTTTGGGGCTTTACCTATGTGTTGACCACCACATGGCTGCCTCCCCATCCTTTGTTTCTCGCAGCGTTTCGGGCACTGGGCGGCGCCCTGGTCTTGCTGGCCATTGTGCACTGCGCGCCCCCTCGCATCTGGTGGGGGCGGCTTGCGGTGCTGGGCACCTTGAATGCAGGCCTTTTCTTTGCCCTGTTCTTTGTGGCCGCAACCCGCTTGCCGGGCGGCGTGGCCGCCATCTTCCAGGCGCTGACGCCATTGGCCGTGATCTTTATTGCCTGGGGCGTTCTGGGCGCGCGTCCCACGGTGGCCAAGATAGGCTCGGTGCTGCTGGGCGCCCTGGGGGTATCGCTGGTGGTGCTCTCCAGCACCGCCCAACTTGACCCACTGGGTATTGCCGCCGCCATCGGCAGCATGCTGGCCATTGCCACAGGGGGTGTGCTGCTGAACAAATGGGGGCAGCCTCCCATGCCCTTGCTGGGCTTTACCGGCTGGCAGCTGCTGATTGCGGGCGTAGAGCTCACGGTGGTTGCCGCCATCGCGCAAGACATGCCTTCGCAGTTGAACGCCGCCAACGTCCTGGGCCTGGGCCTGCTTGCCGTGGCGCTGACGGCCGTGCCTTTTGCCCTGTGGTTCGGGGCCATTGAACGCGCCGGTGCGGTGGCGGTGTCGCCTTTTATGCTGCTGGTGCCGGTGACGGCCTTTGTTCTGGATGCGCTCGTCAAAGGCGTTCAGCCTACCGGTTTGCAAGTCGCCGGGGCTGCCCTGGTGATGGGGGGGCTGATGCTCAGCCAGCGTGCCGTCGGCAAACAGGGCAATAAATCCACGCGCCATGTGCGCAACACCGTGGTCCGCGATTGA